In the genome of Fulvivirga maritima, one region contains:
- a CDS encoding UDP-N-acetylmuramoyl-tripeptide--D-alanyl-D-alanine ligase, protein MEELEAIYNVYLKSGRVSTDTRKIQEGDVFFALKGENFDANKFAADALAKGASLAVIDNNDYKADERYVVVEDTLKTLQDLASHHRSQLNIPVIGLTGSNGKTTTKELINAVLSRKYKTLATAGNLNNHIGVPLTLLNINSSHEIAIIEMGANHIGEIAALCEIARPTHGLITNIGKAHLEGFGGFEGVIRAKSELYHFLIKTNGTVWINSNNEILKNMSKRFEAPLFYPAEGDYYHCEFKEASPFVSLIAENNEELTTQLIGKYNFENIAVALCIGKFFKVEENTANTAVCEYSPSNNRSQVIKKGSNTIILDAYNANPSSMASAIENLSLMQSPDKVIILGDMKELGPESDLEHEKLGSTLSERHFSEIYLCGELIKPALKHVPEAHYFTSRKELIEALQEKEFSDSVILVKASRSLGLEAVVEYL, encoded by the coding sequence ATGGAAGAATTAGAAGCAATATATAATGTCTATTTAAAAAGTGGCCGCGTTTCTACCGACACTAGAAAAATACAGGAAGGAGATGTATTTTTCGCACTTAAAGGAGAAAATTTTGATGCCAATAAGTTCGCTGCTGATGCTTTGGCTAAAGGTGCTTCTCTTGCAGTAATAGACAATAATGACTATAAGGCTGATGAAAGGTATGTAGTAGTGGAAGACACACTCAAAACCCTGCAGGATCTGGCCTCACATCACCGTTCACAACTCAATATTCCGGTAATTGGGCTCACCGGCTCTAATGGAAAAACTACTACCAAGGAGCTGATCAATGCAGTACTTTCCAGAAAATATAAAACTTTGGCTACGGCTGGTAATCTTAACAACCACATCGGTGTTCCGCTCACTTTACTAAATATAAATAGCTCTCATGAAATAGCTATAATAGAAATGGGAGCCAATCATATTGGAGAAATAGCGGCTCTTTGTGAAATAGCCAGACCTACTCATGGATTAATAACTAATATAGGCAAGGCTCACTTAGAAGGTTTTGGTGGTTTTGAAGGGGTGATAAGAGCCAAAAGTGAACTTTACCATTTCTTAATAAAAACCAATGGTACTGTGTGGATAAACTCTAATAATGAGATTTTGAAAAACATGTCAAAAAGGTTTGAAGCTCCGCTCTTCTATCCTGCAGAGGGAGATTATTACCATTGTGAATTTAAAGAGGCTTCTCCTTTTGTTAGCCTTATTGCCGAAAATAATGAAGAGCTAACCACTCAGCTGATAGGTAAATATAATTTCGAAAATATAGCCGTAGCACTATGTATAGGCAAGTTTTTTAAGGTAGAAGAAAATACTGCCAACACTGCTGTATGCGAATATTCCCCGAGCAACAACCGTTCTCAGGTTATAAAAAAGGGCTCTAACACCATAATATTAGATGCCTATAATGCCAACCCCAGCTCCATGGCTTCAGCTATTGAAAACCTTTCTTTAATGCAAAGCCCAGATAAAGTAATCATCTTGGGAGATATGAAAGAGCTAGGACCTGAAAGTGATTTGGAGCACGAGAAATTAGGCTCCACCTTATCAGAAAGGCATTTCTCCGAGATATATCTATGTGGTGAATTGATAAAACCGGCACTTAAACATGTACCAGAAGCTCATTATTTCACTAGTAGAAAAGAACTGATTGAAGCCTTGCAAGAAAAAGAATTCTCTGATTCTGTTATTCTTGTAAAAGCCTCGCGCAGTTTAGGATTAGAAGCAGTGGTTGAATATTTATAA
- a CDS encoding T9SS type A sorting domain-containing protein, whose protein sequence is MRFFLTLACSLFFSLVCKSQYAYQIVNDVEISGLSMPWAGGINSAQYSNIDLDGDGQQDLVVFDRTGNKVNTFIYKEGHFVYEPEYAYYFPENLNRWLLLKDFNCDGKPDIFTGDALGMRVYINTTQEGEHLSWRLFNSREPQPSPLLSQGFSSAVNLQVNTSDLPAIIDVDGDGDLDILVFRPSANSTIEYHRNMSMENDGNCDSLQMERITQTWGGVRECSCGVFAFGGDDCGVSGGREEHQGGKAMFLYDRDGDGDLDLVMSEETCNGTYYFENKGNSEEAYFEEAQTNFPNDDDPAWFYIFPSAHHADVDMDGLDDIMVSSNHSSNTTGGIDFSASSWYYKNTGTGYSLIQKDFLQDQMIDLGENANPAFIDEDGDGDLDMIVGQFIDNTQGFLTASLKLYENVGTLSEPAFELKDEDYLDLSQQGLFNFKPKIYDVNGDGNPDLVISATDIFNSTTSIYYMLNQSSSSFEGTGNLVPFFSLSIPGDNYENYEIADIDQDGRFDILVGRLTGRVEYYRNLGNWSNPSFAIQTNTFYNLDYSTSRINPSIEIADLNADGNDELIIGDQRGTLTIFDNFRDHLDDPEPGITDFMRPRDEEYLTTFTFGSKTFPTVVNLFNEDHPAIVIGTGQGGVNILQSTEAVEGRENLSDLDIYPNPVIKSERTTVSISSRYSGEAVILNTLGQAVSGRFSLRANVPGTVSIKNLAEGIYIVYVNGSKSISQKFIVVD, encoded by the coding sequence ATGAGATTCTTTTTAACCCTAGCCTGCAGCCTGTTTTTTTCCTTGGTATGTAAATCACAATACGCTTATCAGATAGTTAATGATGTTGAAATAAGTGGCCTTTCTATGCCGTGGGCAGGAGGAATAAACTCAGCTCAATACAGTAATATAGACCTGGATGGTGATGGACAGCAAGATCTGGTGGTTTTTGATCGTACCGGGAATAAAGTCAATACATTTATTTATAAAGAGGGCCATTTTGTCTATGAGCCGGAGTACGCCTATTACTTCCCGGAAAATCTAAACAGGTGGCTATTATTGAAAGACTTTAACTGTGATGGCAAACCTGATATTTTTACTGGTGATGCTCTGGGCATGAGGGTGTATATTAATACTACTCAAGAGGGTGAGCACCTAAGCTGGAGATTATTTAACAGTCGCGAACCACAGCCATCTCCATTACTGTCACAAGGTTTTTCTTCTGCTGTTAACCTACAAGTAAATACTTCTGATTTGCCTGCCATAATAGATGTTGATGGAGATGGAGATCTTGATATCCTTGTGTTTAGGCCTAGTGCTAACTCTACCATAGAATATCATAGAAATATGAGTATGGAGAATGATGGCAATTGTGATTCATTACAAATGGAACGTATTACTCAAACATGGGGCGGAGTAAGAGAGTGTAGTTGCGGTGTGTTTGCCTTTGGTGGAGATGATTGTGGCGTTAGTGGAGGTAGGGAAGAGCACCAGGGGGGTAAGGCCATGTTTTTATATGATAGAGACGGAGATGGAGACCTTGATCTGGTAATGTCAGAAGAGACATGTAATGGCACTTATTATTTTGAAAACAAGGGTAATTCTGAAGAAGCCTATTTTGAAGAAGCGCAAACTAATTTCCCTAATGATGATGATCCTGCCTGGTTCTATATTTTCCCTTCGGCACATCATGCAGATGTAGATATGGATGGGCTTGATGATATTATGGTTTCGTCTAACCATTCTTCTAATACCACAGGAGGAATAGATTTTAGTGCATCTAGCTGGTATTATAAAAATACAGGCACTGGCTATTCGCTTATCCAAAAGGATTTTTTGCAGGATCAGATGATAGACCTCGGAGAAAATGCAAACCCAGCTTTTATAGATGAAGATGGAGACGGTGATTTAGATATGATAGTTGGCCAGTTTATTGATAACACACAAGGGTTTTTAACCGCCTCACTTAAGTTGTATGAAAATGTAGGAACCCTATCTGAGCCTGCTTTTGAGCTTAAAGATGAAGACTATCTGGATTTATCACAGCAAGGGCTATTTAATTTCAAACCCAAGATTTATGATGTAAATGGTGATGGTAATCCTGATTTGGTAATCAGTGCAACAGATATTTTTAATTCTACTACCAGCATTTATTATATGCTCAATCAAAGTAGTAGCTCGTTTGAGGGTACGGGAAATTTAGTACCATTTTTTAGCTTGAGTATACCAGGAGACAATTATGAGAATTATGAAATAGCCGATATTGATCAGGATGGCCGCTTTGATATTTTAGTGGGGAGGTTAACCGGGAGGGTAGAGTATTATCGAAATTTGGGCAATTGGTCTAACCCATCTTTTGCCATACAAACCAATACTTTTTATAACTTGGATTACAGCACTTCAAGAATAAACCCTTCCATAGAAATAGCGGATCTTAATGCTGATGGAAATGATGAATTGATCATAGGTGATCAGAGAGGAACATTAACTATTTTCGACAATTTTAGAGATCATTTAGATGATCCTGAGCCAGGGATTACCGATTTTATGAGACCTAGAGATGAAGAGTACCTTACTACTTTTACCTTTGGAAGCAAGACTTTTCCTACAGTCGTTAATTTATTTAATGAAGATCATCCTGCCATAGTAATAGGCACCGGCCAGGGCGGGGTAAATATTTTGCAAAGTACTGAAGCCGTAGAAGGAAGAGAGAATTTAAGTGATTTAGATATCTACCCTAACCCTGTAATTAAATCAGAAAGAACCACAGTGAGTATAAGCTCCCGGTACAGTGGTGAAGCCGTGATATTAAATACATTAGGACAAGCGGTTTCAGGAAGATTCTCCTTACGAGCCAATGTGCCTGGTACTGTTTCCATAAAAAATCTGGCAGAAGGTATTTACATAGTTTATGTAAACGGATCGAAAAGCATTAGTCAAAAATTCATAGTTGTAGATTGA
- a CDS encoding amidohydrolase: MQDLKVSIIQSSLHWQNTSANLAMFEEKIWQIEESTDLIVLPEMFTTGFSMEAEKLAEPMNFTTFRWMRQMAEQTKACICGSYIVKENNNYYNRLIWMTPSGEYQTYDKRHLFRMANEHDHYSAGSKRLVVSLKGWRICPLVCYDLRFPVFSRNISAEGEFEYDLAIYVANWPQARVSAWDALLQARAIENLCYTIGVNRTGEDGKGISYNGSSAIISPKGEKLYHRLDDEAIYTTSLNGEELLRFREKFPAQLDADKFSIN; this comes from the coding sequence ATGCAAGATTTAAAGGTATCCATCATTCAATCCAGCCTCCACTGGCAAAATACTAGTGCTAATCTCGCCATGTTTGAAGAGAAAATATGGCAAATAGAAGAAAGTACGGACTTGATAGTACTGCCTGAGATGTTTACTACAGGCTTTAGTATGGAAGCGGAAAAGCTGGCTGAACCGATGAATTTCACCACCTTCCGATGGATGCGTCAAATGGCAGAGCAGACTAAAGCTTGTATTTGCGGAAGCTACATAGTGAAAGAAAATAACAATTATTACAATCGACTTATTTGGATGACGCCATCAGGAGAATACCAAACGTATGATAAAAGGCACCTTTTCAGAATGGCCAATGAGCATGACCACTATTCAGCAGGCAGCAAAAGACTGGTGGTTTCTCTTAAAGGTTGGCGCATTTGTCCCTTAGTTTGTTATGACCTTCGCTTCCCTGTTTTTAGCCGAAATATAAGTGCCGAAGGAGAATTTGAATATGATCTGGCCATATATGTAGCTAACTGGCCACAAGCCAGAGTGTCTGCCTGGGATGCCTTGCTACAAGCGCGAGCTATAGAAAATTTATGCTATACCATAGGTGTAAACAGAACAGGAGAAGATGGTAAAGGCATCAGCTATAATGGTAGCTCAGCTATTATTTCCCCGAAAGGAGAGAAACTTTATCACCGCTTAGATGATGAAGCAATTTACACTACCAGCCTTAATGGAGAAGAACTGCTACGCTTTAGAGAGAAATTTCCAGCTCAGTTGGATGCCGATAAATTCTCTATAAACTAA
- a CDS encoding methionine aminotransferase, producing the protein MSSLVSKLPEVGTTIFSIMSKMAHDNGAINLSQGFPDFPVSPELIELVNYHMQQGHNQYAPMPGAPSLRQRIADLFHNQYQLTINPETEVTVTAGATEALFVAIQAVVQPGDEVIVFDPAYDSYAPAITLSGGKPIHLELNWPDFSINWQQLAETITSKTRLIIINSPHNPSGTVLISEDLKELESLSKKHKQLFVLSDEVYEHITFDGNNHKTVMQYPELAKKSMAVFSFGKTFHATGWKVGYIIAPEYITKEIRKIHQYVTFSVNTATQMALADFLEDESHYNSISNFYQEKRDVFLEGIKKSRFKPLPSKGTYFQLLSYNGISELGDVAMAEWLTKEHKVASIPISVFNQSKTDHKVLRFCFAKNESTLSKATEILCKI; encoded by the coding sequence ATGTCATCTTTGGTATCTAAACTACCGGAAGTAGGCACTACAATATTTAGCATAATGTCTAAAATGGCGCATGATAATGGCGCCATTAATCTTTCACAGGGCTTTCCTGATTTTCCGGTTTCTCCTGAACTCATTGAGCTGGTTAATTATCATATGCAGCAAGGGCATAACCAATATGCTCCTATGCCAGGTGCTCCATCGCTGCGACAAAGAATTGCAGATCTCTTTCACAATCAATATCAGCTTACCATCAACCCAGAAACAGAAGTTACAGTGACCGCCGGAGCCACAGAAGCTCTGTTTGTAGCCATACAAGCGGTAGTACAACCTGGAGATGAAGTCATTGTGTTTGACCCTGCATATGATAGCTACGCCCCTGCTATTACCTTAAGTGGTGGTAAGCCTATTCACTTGGAGTTAAATTGGCCTGACTTTTCTATTAATTGGCAACAGTTAGCAGAAACCATCACCAGCAAAACTCGTCTGATTATAATCAACTCCCCTCATAACCCTTCGGGAACGGTATTAATTAGTGAGGACTTAAAAGAGCTGGAAAGCTTAAGTAAAAAGCATAAGCAGCTATTTGTGCTGAGCGATGAAGTCTATGAGCACATTACCTTTGATGGCAATAACCATAAAACGGTGATGCAATATCCTGAATTAGCTAAAAAGAGTATGGCCGTTTTCTCCTTTGGAAAAACCTTCCATGCCACGGGCTGGAAGGTGGGTTACATCATAGCACCAGAATATATTACCAAAGAAATAAGGAAAATACATCAGTATGTTACTTTCAGCGTAAATACTGCTACTCAAATGGCATTGGCCGATTTTCTTGAAGATGAAAGTCACTACAACTCCATATCTAACTTTTATCAGGAGAAAAGAGATGTATTTTTAGAAGGCATAAAAAAATCAAGGTTCAAACCTTTACCTTCTAAAGGCACCTATTTTCAACTGTTATCTTATAATGGTATCTCTGAGCTAGGCGATGTAGCTATGGCGGAATGGCTAACTAAGGAACATAAAGTTGCGTCAATCCCTATTTCTGTTTTTAATCAATCTAAAACTGATCATAAAGTACTGAGATTTTGTTTTGCAAAAAATGAATCTACTCTTTCAAAAGCTACTGAAATACTATGCAAGATTTAA
- the def gene encoding peptide deformylase yields the protein MIYPIVVYGDPVLKKKAEDIKQGEIDVKTLSEDMFETMNAASGIGIAAPQIGKSIRMFVVDGTPIEDEDMEGFKKVFINPQMIEETGDEWPFEEGCLSIPNIREEVSRNAKIKIKYFDENWVEHEDEFDGMKARIIQHEYDHIEGILFTDYLSPLKKRMLKGKLQNITKGKMKVDYRVAIPAKR from the coding sequence ATGATTTATCCTATAGTGGTTTATGGGGACCCGGTATTAAAGAAAAAAGCAGAAGATATTAAGCAGGGAGAAATAGATGTAAAAACGCTAAGCGAAGACATGTTCGAAACAATGAATGCCGCTAGTGGTATCGGGATAGCCGCTCCACAGATAGGTAAAAGCATTCGCATGTTTGTAGTAGACGGCACTCCTATTGAAGATGAAGATATGGAAGGGTTTAAAAAAGTATTTATTAACCCTCAAATGATTGAAGAAACCGGTGATGAATGGCCTTTTGAAGAAGGATGCCTGAGTATACCTAACATCAGAGAAGAAGTTAGCAGAAATGCCAAAATCAAAATAAAATACTTTGATGAAAACTGGGTAGAGCACGAAGATGAGTTTGACGGTATGAAAGCTCGCATCATTCAACATGAGTATGACCACATAGAAGGCATATTATTCACAGACTACCTTTCTCCATTGAAAAAAAGAATGCTAAAAGGTAAGCTTCAAAACATTACTAAAGGAAAAATGAAAGTGGATTATCGTGTAGCAATACCTGCTAAGCGCTAA
- the ruvX gene encoding Holliday junction resolvase RuvX: MGRIIAIDFGTKRVGLAATDPLKIIASPLTTVPTKEIIPFLKDYCSNEEVEKFVIGMPKNLQNEDTDATSHVKKFIEKLQKNFSTTPIHEVDERFTSKIATDSLLSGGMKKKDRREKGNIDKVSAALILQSYLDSSPSF, from the coding sequence GTGGGCAGAATTATAGCTATTGATTTTGGCACCAAGCGCGTTGGGCTTGCCGCCACTGATCCTTTAAAAATTATTGCATCTCCTTTAACTACTGTGCCTACTAAGGAAATTATTCCCTTTTTAAAAGATTACTGTAGTAATGAAGAGGTGGAAAAATTTGTGATTGGCATGCCTAAAAATCTGCAGAATGAAGATACAGATGCTACCAGCCATGTTAAAAAATTCATAGAGAAGCTTCAGAAAAACTTTAGTACTACACCTATTCATGAGGTAGATGAACGGTTTACCAGCAAAATAGCTACAGATAGCCTGCTTTCCGGAGGTATGAAAAAAAAGGACAGGAGAGAAAAAGGTAATATTGATAAGGTGAGTGCCGCTTTGATATTACAATCCTATCTGGATAGCTCGCCTTCTTTTTAA
- a CDS encoding iron-sulfur cluster repair di-iron protein yields MNQRKINDLVDDNYVYASVLYYFGIKFYDYSEKTLEQACTERGLDVQTVTKKLESVKTREEAPLLLNQYPVDLIITYLQHAHYLFIKQKLPYIAQIIKGFNADHKDYNVIEKDLKFVFPLFVEDFIHHIYEEEDTLFYYIKTLDKFINDGKGNISHVYYLMEKSSLQRYAIEHEEHDDEMLGIRKITDGYHMDEKTPIHVKVIYEELKELEKSLITHARVENEILFPKALMLEKEAKKKFSQKVGFN; encoded by the coding sequence TTGAATCAAAGAAAAATAAACGATCTAGTAGATGATAACTATGTGTACGCATCAGTGCTCTACTATTTTGGAATCAAGTTCTATGATTATTCTGAAAAGACACTAGAGCAAGCGTGCACAGAGAGAGGACTAGACGTACAGACCGTAACTAAAAAACTGGAATCTGTAAAGACCAGAGAAGAAGCGCCTTTATTATTAAATCAATACCCTGTTGATTTAATAATCACATACTTGCAACATGCCCATTACTTATTCATTAAGCAAAAACTACCTTATATAGCACAAATCATAAAAGGTTTTAATGCTGATCATAAGGACTATAATGTAATAGAAAAAGACTTAAAATTCGTCTTCCCTTTATTCGTAGAAGATTTTATTCATCATATCTATGAAGAAGAAGATACGCTTTTTTATTACATCAAAACATTGGATAAGTTTATTAATGATGGCAAGGGCAACATTTCGCACGTGTACTACCTTATGGAAAAAAGCTCCCTTCAGCGCTATGCTATAGAGCATGAAGAGCATGATGATGAAATGCTGGGCATTCGTAAAATTACGGATGGCTACCATATGGATGAAAAAACACCTATTCATGTAAAGGTTATCTATGAGGAGCTTAAAGAACTTGAGAAAAGTCTAATCACCCATGCTAGAGTAGAAAATGAAATACTTTTCCCTAAAGCACTGATGTTAGAAAAAGAAGCCAAAAAGAAATTTTCTCAAAAGGTAGGATTTAACTAA
- a CDS encoding S41 family peptidase gives MSEYNNSKYQIRLPIILFIGIAAGVLIGATFTDSTSVVKNDLNSNLHKFKEVLTLIDQNYVDTVNTDKLVDDAIEQMLSELDPHSSYIPARDVKKANEDLRGNFEGIGVEFNIFQDTIVVVTPLSGGPSEAVGVMSGDRIIKIDGEDVAGVGFTNQDVQKSLKGEKGTEVKITVKRKGEKEPIEFEIIRDKIPQNSVDASYMIDDITGYIKVNRFSATTYDEFLESLKKLKDKGMERLVLDLQGNPGGYMNHAIRMADEFLPDNEKIVYTQGKQSRFDMEALAERKGEFEKGDLIVLVNEGSASAAEIVTGALQDNDRALVVGRRTFGKGLVQSPMDLSDGSELRLTISRYYTPSGRSIQKPYDNMKDYSRDMIERYNHGEFFSADSIQFNDSLKFETRHGRTVYGGGGIMPDYFVPLDTAHNSSYLNRLFTSNSMQEYTFKYVGRNKSRLESMDYSDFLRGFNVTDRMLDELVEVGESNGVTPVRSEMIEQKDLFKLHTKAQIARQIWGNDGFYPIYNQTNEVLRQALKLFDEAEKLERAKL, from the coding sequence GTGAGTGAATATAATAATTCAAAATACCAAATAAGGTTACCCATTATATTGTTTATAGGAATTGCGGCCGGAGTACTCATAGGAGCTACTTTTACAGATTCCACATCTGTAGTGAAAAATGATCTGAATTCTAATCTGCATAAATTCAAAGAGGTGCTTACGCTCATAGATCAGAATTATGTAGATACAGTAAATACTGATAAGCTGGTAGATGATGCCATAGAGCAAATGCTTTCAGAATTAGACCCTCATAGTTCTTATATACCCGCGAGAGATGTTAAAAAAGCTAATGAAGATTTAAGAGGCAACTTTGAAGGGATAGGAGTTGAGTTTAATATTTTTCAGGATACCATAGTAGTAGTAACTCCATTAAGTGGAGGCCCTAGTGAAGCGGTGGGCGTAATGTCTGGTGACCGCATTATTAAAATTGATGGCGAAGATGTAGCAGGCGTTGGGTTTACCAATCAAGATGTGCAAAAGAGCCTCAAAGGGGAAAAGGGAACTGAAGTAAAAATCACTGTTAAAAGAAAGGGAGAAAAGGAACCCATTGAGTTTGAAATAATCCGTGACAAAATACCTCAGAATTCGGTTGATGCCAGTTATATGATTGATGATATCACAGGGTATATTAAAGTGAATCGTTTTTCTGCCACCACTTATGATGAGTTTTTGGAATCTCTGAAAAAACTTAAGGACAAAGGAATGGAAAGGTTGGTGCTTGATTTACAAGGCAACCCTGGAGGATATATGAATCATGCCATTAGAATGGCAGATGAGTTTTTGCCGGATAATGAGAAGATTGTTTATACGCAAGGTAAACAGTCGCGTTTTGACATGGAGGCACTGGCAGAAAGAAAAGGAGAATTTGAAAAAGGTGATTTAATAGTTTTGGTTAACGAAGGCTCAGCTTCAGCTGCAGAAATTGTTACTGGTGCTTTACAAGATAATGACAGGGCTTTGGTAGTAGGCAGAAGAACCTTCGGGAAAGGCCTGGTTCAGAGTCCTATGGATTTAAGTGATGGCTCGGAGCTTCGCCTCACCATTTCCAGGTATTATACGCCTAGTGGCCGATCTATACAAAAGCCTTATGATAACATGAAAGATTATAGTCGTGATATGATCGAGCGGTATAATCATGGGGAATTTTTTAGTGCAGACAGCATTCAGTTTAATGACTCATTAAAATTTGAAACCAGACATGGTAGAACTGTATATGGCGGAGGAGGTATCATGCCAGATTACTTTGTGCCTTTAGATACGGCTCATAATTCTAGTTATTTAAACAGGCTCTTCACTAGTAATTCTATGCAAGAGTATACCTTTAAATATGTAGGACGAAACAAATCCAGGTTAGAAAGTATGGATTATAGTGACTTCTTGCGAGGATTTAATGTAACAGATAGGATGTTAGATGAACTCGTGGAGGTAGGAGAATCTAACGGAGTAACTCCGGTAAGATCAGAAATGATAGAGCAAAAGGACTTGTTTAAACTTCACACAAAAGCGCAGATAGCCAGGCAAATCTGGGGTAATGATGGATTTTATCCTATTTACAATCAAACTAATGAGGTGCTGAGACAAGCACTAAAATTATTTGATGAAGCAGAGAAGCTGGAACGCGCTAAATTATAA
- a CDS encoding homogentisate 1,2-dioxygenase, translating to MKQRSWNALNYKMYYHRLGHIPPKRHTQFLQPDGSLYKEELVSSRGFSGIYSNLYHINAPTRIKSVGESEPYDSSLIKDYGLKHSHLNTSEVGITGADFLSARLPLLKNDDVTLSLCNPQNKNMDYFYKNAEGDEVIYIHEGSGYLHSQFGKIKITKGDYVVIPRTVIFQLQWDDEPVRLLIIESTGPIETPTRYRNELGQLQEHAPFCERDIRAPEELVTQREEGDYLVKIKKHGQLHNYEYSHSPFDLIGWDGYLWPYAFSIYEFEPITGRIHQPPPVHQTFQAQNFVICSFVPRLFDYHPLSIPAPYNHSNIDSDEVLFYAEGNFMSRKGIKRGSFTLHPGGIPHGPHPGTVEKSIGAKETKEYAVMVDTFKPLFLTENAHKYLDPNYPMSWTE from the coding sequence ATGAAGCAGAGAAGCTGGAACGCGCTAAATTATAAAATGTATTATCACAGATTAGGACATATTCCTCCGAAGCGTCACACGCAATTCCTCCAACCAGATGGGAGTTTGTATAAAGAAGAGCTGGTCTCTTCAAGAGGCTTTTCTGGGATATATTCTAATCTGTACCACATAAATGCCCCTACCCGAATAAAGTCTGTAGGCGAATCAGAACCTTATGATTCTTCTTTAATAAAAGACTACGGCCTAAAGCATTCTCATTTGAATACGTCAGAAGTAGGCATTACAGGAGCAGATTTTCTTAGTGCCAGATTGCCATTGTTAAAAAATGATGATGTTACGCTTTCCCTTTGTAATCCTCAAAACAAGAATATGGATTACTTCTATAAAAATGCAGAGGGAGATGAAGTGATTTACATTCATGAAGGCAGCGGCTATCTGCATTCTCAATTTGGAAAGATCAAGATTACTAAAGGCGACTATGTCGTTATTCCCCGAACTGTTATTTTTCAATTACAGTGGGATGATGAACCGGTAAGGTTATTAATCATTGAATCTACAGGCCCGATAGAAACACCTACTCGATATAGAAATGAGCTGGGCCAGCTACAGGAGCATGCTCCTTTCTGCGAGCGAGACATTCGTGCGCCAGAGGAGTTGGTGACACAACGAGAGGAGGGAGATTATCTGGTAAAAATAAAAAAACATGGCCAGCTTCATAATTATGAATATAGCCATAGCCCCTTTGATTTAATCGGCTGGGATGGCTACTTATGGCCATACGCCTTTTCTATATATGAATTTGAACCTATTACTGGCAGAATTCATCAGCCGCCGCCAGTGCATCAGACTTTTCAAGCACAGAACTTTGTGATCTGCTCTTTTGTGCCTCGCCTTTTTGACTATCATCCTTTATCTATACCTGCTCCGTACAATCATTCTAATATCGATTCTGATGAGGTGCTGTTTTATGCTGAAGGAAATTTTATGAGTAGAAAGGGTATAAAAAGAGGCTCATTTACCTTACATCCTGGTGGTATACCCCACGGTCCACATCCGGGAACGGTAGAAAAAAGCATTGGAGCTAAAGAGACCAAAGAGTATGCAGTAATGGTTGATACCTTCAAACCTCTTTTTCTTACAGAAAATGCACACAAATATCTGGATCCTAATTACCCTATGAGTTGGACGGAATGA